In the genome of Curtobacterium sp. MCLR17_036, the window TCCTCGCCGTAGCCGGGGGAGAACCGCTCGTCGAAGAGGCCGAAGCGGTCGACCATCTCGCGGCGGATGAGGAAGCAGAAGCCCATCGCGACGGGCGACACCGTCGAACGCGGCAGCAGGTACTTCGTCCGTCCGTGCAGTTCGCGGGTGCGGCGCGGCGACAGGTTCGCCCGCGGGTTGCGTCGCGCGTACGGGAACGAGGCGATGGTCGCATTGTCGCTCCGGGCGCACACGACGCCGATCGTGTCGTCCGAAGCCAGGACGGCGGTCATCTCGTCGAGGAAGCCCGGCAGCGGCACCGTGTCGCTGTTGAGCAGCAGGACGTCGTTGCCGGTGCGGTCGAGCTCGAGGACGGCGCGGTTGCAGTTGCCGACGAAGCCGAGGTTGCGCGGGTTGCGGGTGTACTCGAAGCCGTCGTGGTCGCCGACCAGCTCGAGGACCCGTGCCTCAATCTCGTCGACGCGGGGCCCGACGTCGTTGGCGAGCAGCACCCGGTCGGTCGTGAAGTCGACCGAGTCGAGGAGCGCCTCGATGCAGCGCTCGAGGCCGGGCAGGTCGTCGTAGATCGGGACGACGATCGTCACCGGACGGCGTTCGTCGCGGGTCACCGGCGCACGAGCTTCCGGACAGCGGCACCCGGCCGCGCCAACACCCGGCCGACCAGGCCGGACCGCGTGCGCACCCGGTTCGCGAGCAGGCCGACCGCGGCCCTCGCGCTCGTGGCGCCGAGGGCGGCGTAGGCGCCCGGCAGCTCGAACCAGTAGCGCGCGGCCTGGGGGAGTCGGTAGCCCTCGGTCCCGACCAGGGCGACGAGCCGCGCGATCGCGGCCGCGTTGTCGTGTCCTGCACCCATGACGGCGGTGAGACGGTCCGGGGCAGCCGCACCGTGCCTCCTGACCGATGCCGGGTCGGCCGCGTACGCGGCGAGGGCGTCCGTCAGCGCAGTGGTGTCGTCGGCGTCGACGAGCGCACCGGTCACGCCGGGTTCGACCAGTTCGGCGCTGCCGCCCTGGCGGGTCGCGACGACCGCCTTGCCGAGCGTCATGTACTCGGCGGTGGTGCGACCGAACGCCTCGATCGTCGAGGGGGTGATGCAGACGTCCGCGGCCTCGACGTAGGGAGCGGGTGTGCGCTGCTCGCCGGTGAACACCACATGGTCGGCGACGCCCAGGGCGCGGGCGCGGTCGGTGAGGCGTTGGTCCTCGCCGGGGTGCTTCCAGCTGCCGACGAAGCAGACGCTCGCCGTCACCCCACGAGCGCGCAGTGCGCCGAGCGCGTCGACGACGCGGTGCTGGCCCTTCGACTCCTCGACCCGTCCGACCACGGTGATGCGGAGTCCGGGGTCGGCCTGGGGGAACGGGGCGACCGCCGGGGCGTCGGTCCGCGTCGCACGGAGCCGCTCGCTGTCCACGGTGGGGTACGCGACCGAGAGCTTGTCCGCCGGGATGTACCGGGCGAGGTGTTCGCGCATCGCCTCGGAGTTCGTCACGACCGCACCGGCCAGCAGCCCGATGTCGCCGAGGACGCCGGCACGTCCGGTCTGGAACTGCAGCCCGTGGTCGAGGTCGCCGTACTCGCGCACGAACCAGGCCTGCGGGATGCCGAGGACCGCGGCGGCGAACGACGCCCACGGCGCCACGAGCGTGTTCGTCACGACGAGGTCCGGCCGCTGACGCTCGTACAGGCGGATGAGCGCGTTCACCGCGGCGTAGTCGACGGTGGCGAACGCGGCCCGCTCGGCGGCGGGCGCGGGCTGCGGGCTCGGCAGTGCCCAGCCGCGGAACCGGAGCGCGTCGTACGACCAGCCGCGCTCGTCGAGGGCCTCGATGAACTTGCCGCGAGGAGCCTTCGTGACGAAGGTCGGTGTCATCGTCGGGTCGGTCGCCAGCCAGTCCTCGACGAACCGCAACAGCGAGCGCTCCGCACCACCGAGGTTGACGGGCGCCGTCGAGTGGTTGGCGAAGCTGACGAGCACTGTGCAACTCTACAAACGTTTGGCCGAGTGTTCGTCATCTCGACACGTTTTGTTGGTTCGACAGCGCGATGCGGGGGATTCGTCTGGCGCCTGTGCGAGAATGCCTCGTCCCCCATCCGATCAGGAGCGTCCCTGCGCTCCGGAGGAGCCAGCACCCGAAGCATGACGTACCTGAACGAGCTCATGTCGTCGCGCGAGCTGCTGGCGAACCTCACCGCGCGCGAGGTCAAGGGCAAGTACCGCCGCACGGTCTTCGGCCAGCTGTGGTCGCTGATCAACCCGCTCGCGACGATGCTGATCTACACGATCGTGTACTCGTTCATCTTCCGCGCGCGGCTCGAGGTGGGCGATCCCAGCGGTCTGAACATCTACCCGCTCTGGCTCATGTGCGGGCTGCTGCCCTGGATCTTCGCGCGGAACGTCATCAACTCCGGCATGACCTCGATCGTGGCGAACGGCTCGCTCATCAAGAAGGTCTACTTCCCGCGCATGACCCTGCCGCTCGCGGCGGTCGGCTCCTTCGGCTTCACCTGGCTCGTCGAGATGGGCGTGCTGTTGATCGCACTCGCGATCGCCGGGTCCAACTTCTGGCTGTTCCTGCCGCTCATCCTGCTCACGATGGTGTTCCTCGCGATGTTCGCGGCCGGGGTCGGGCTCATCCTGTCGATCGTCAACGTGCACTTCCGCGACATGCAGCACCTGGTCGGCATCGCGCTGCAGATGTGGATGTACCTGTCGCCGATCATCTACCCGCTGTCGCTCGTCGAGGACGCCGCGAACAAGGCGGGACACCCGTGGATCATCCACGTATACAAGCTCAACCCCATCGAGCGGTTCTCGACGGTGTTCCGCAACCTGATGTACGACAACCGTCTCCCGAACTGGACCGACCTGGTCGCGTGCGCCCTCGCAGGATGCGTGTCGCTCGCACTCGGCTACGTCGTGTTCTCCCGCAACGAGAAGAAGCTGGCCGAACTGCTGTGACCGATGCTGCCGTGACCGTCGAACACGTGTCCAAGCGCTTCCGCATGTACCACGAGCGGAACGACTCGCTGAAGAGCATGGTGATGCGGGGGAAGAAGTCCGTGCACGAGGACTTCTGGGCGTTGAAGGACGTCTCCTTCGAGGTGCCGCACGGAACGACGTTCGGGCTGATCGGCAAGAACGGCTCGGGCAAGTCGACGCTGCTGAAGTGCCTGGCGAAGATCCTGTGGCCGGAAGAGGGGTCGATCACCGCTCGTGGCAAGCAGGCCTCGTTGCTCGAGGTGGGCTCGGGCTTCCACCCGGAGCTCTCCGGGCGTGAGAACGTCTTCCTGAACGGCTCCATCCTCGGCATGAGCCGCAAGGAGGTCGCGCGGAAGTTCGACGAGATCGTGTCGTTCTCCGGCGTGGGCCACTTCATCGACCAGCCGGTGAAGAACTACTCGTCGGGCATGTACGTCCGACTCGGGTTCTCCGTCGCCGTGGCGGTCACCCCGGACATCCTCGTCGTGGACGAGGTGCTGGCCGTGGGTGATGCCACGTTCCAGAAGCGCTGCCGCGAGAAGTTCCGGGAGATGAAGCAGGACGGCCGCACCGTCATCCTCGTCTCTCACTCGATGAGCACGGTGAAGGACATGTGCGACGAAGTCGCCTGGTTGAACCAGGGTGACCTCAAGATGATCGGCAAGACGAAGGACGTCGTCGCCGCGTACAACAAGACGGTCTGACGGCGCGCCTTCCGACCGTTCTCGTCGCTCAGCCCACGATGCGCTCGAGGTCGCCCCGGTTGCTGGCGAAGTCGAAGTCCCATGCCGAGTTGTAGGCGGCTCCCGAGAAGCGGTCCTCCGGCTGCTCCACGTCCGGCTTCGACCAGAAGTAGTGGATCTCGTCGGCGATCATCGATGCGAAGAGGTGCTCGTTGCGGCCGGTGTTCGCCTCGTGCGAGAGCACGATGACCCGCTCGAGGTGCTCAGCGAAGGCCATGTTGTAGAGGCCTCCGCCCGCGAAGCCGGCGACCACGGTCGCGTTCCCGAAGAGACGAGCACGCTCCGCCACGGTGATGGCGTCGACGTCCACCACAGTGAAGCCGTGGTCGCCGAAGAACCGCTCGACGTCCTCCGCATTCCGCGGGCCGGGTGTCTCCGTGGTCGCTCCGCGTGTCACGAAGAGTCGTGCCGGACTCGATGGGTCTGCTCGTACGAGCGCCGAGCGGAGCTGCTTCCAGAGCTCCCGGTTGACGGGGTGCGCGAAGTGACTGCCTCCGTTCTGCCAGCCCTGGGACGCGCTCACGAAGGTCTCGACAGCGACGGCGCGGTGCTCCCAGTGCACGTCCTCGCCGCGGATCCCGAACGCATCGAGGAGCGCCTTCTCTGTGTCAGCCTGCCATCCAGCGGACGGGGTCCGGTAGAACGCGCGGAGGGAAGGGTCTCGCTCCTTGGCTTCGCGCCACCCCCAGAGCTTCGGGATCGACTCGGTGAAGAAGTGAGCGGGGTCACCGGGGTCCGCGCTGGTGACGTCGTAGAACGCTCCCTCGAGCGGCACCGGCTCTTCCGCATCTTGGCGCAGGACTGCGATGCGGTCGTTCACGTTCCGCAACTCGGTGCTGTGTGCACGCCAGGGGTGCTTGAACGAACTCGGCAGGACGGTCGACGTGTTGACGGCGAGCATCCCGGCGCGGAGCTCCGAGCGACCGGTGAACTCGCGAAGCGTCAACTCGGGGTAGGTGGCCCTCGTCGCGGGGAGGCGAGGCTCCGACGAGGAGCCGTACGAGTGGACCTGCAGCGCGGTCGTCACCGAACCTGCGGGTCGCGACCCGAGCAGCCGGACGTTGTTCGCTCCGAGACGTGAGGGCAAGAGGTCCAGCGTCTCCTCGTCCTTCACCTTGACGAGGTGCTCTCGGGTCTTCCCGGTGATCACGTAGCCTCCGGACACGACACCCGCCGCAGCGGTCCGCTGGAGTTCTGTGATCTCCCGCGGACTGATGCGTCGTGATCCGAGTGCGGAGACCGCCGCTTCCCAGGACGTCGGAGTCGGGATCTCCAGCCCGAGGAACGCGCCCCCGGCCGCCACGTGGAAGAACAGGCGCTGCCATCGTTGCAGCTGCTCGGGGATCGTGGAGGAGAGCTCGTCGATGACCGCCGCCACAGGGCCGATCGACGTCAGGTGTGCGGCCATCTCGTTGTTGTTCTGTGTCCGCACTGCCGTCACCCCCTCGAAGTCGGAGAGCTCGCCCTCCGTCATCACGTGGAGCCGGTACTCGAAGGCTCGTCGCCACCGCGGCAGCTCCTGCACCGATCCGGAGCCGGCGATGAGGACGACGGGGCGCCGGAGCTCCTGGAGCTCCGCGATGACCGCATCGAGCCGATCAGACCCGTTGTCATCCCGCCGTCGATTGCGTCGGTTCCTGCGCGAGACGGCTCCAAACATGCTCACGAGGCTATCTGATGCAGAGGCGCTCCTCGCCCAGGGCGAGCGCCCGGAGCCTGCCCGGAGGGCGTCAGCGCCGTAGCGCCTTCTTCAGGGAGGCGACAGCGTCGGCCACCCGCACCACGCGCCTCGCCCGCTCCTCGGTGAGGTCGCGTCGCAGCCCGCGGATGATGCGGCCGCGCTCGGCGATGCCCGCTTCTGCGAGCGCGACCTGCTCCTGGGACGAGCGCAGCTCGTCACGGAGTTGCCGCTCGGCGGCAGACGCCTCGTCCCGCGCATCGCGAGCGCGCACGGCGGCATCCTCGAACTCCTGCCGCTGGCGACGGAGGCGATCTTCTGCTTCCCAGAGCCGGTGGACGACGGCGAACACCGCCTTGACAGGGGAGCTCCAGGCGAACTGAGCGGTCCAGGAGGGCACCTCCTGCAACGTGACGAGGGGATCAGCTGCGCCGCGGAGCCGGGCGACCAAGGTGTCCCACCAGAGGTTCTGCTCGGCTTGCCGTGTCTGCACCGTCTTCGAGATGTGTGCGGTGAACGCCTCGCGGTGCTCGAGGACATCCGCGACGACCGTCTGCAAGGTGCCGCTCTCGACGGCGTCGACGGGAAGCGCGAACCCCTCGAGCCCGACGTTGCGCAGGGCTCCACGCATGCGCACGGACGAGTAGTACGAGGGGACGACCGTCAAGGACGGCACGCCGGCAGCCGGTCCGAAGACGGCAGGGTGGTACCGACTCGAGACCGTGAGCAACGCGCGGCTGGTGAGCGCGACCAGCTGCCGTGCGGTGATCATCGGGAGCGTTTCGATCCGCCCGGACCGGGACCGCCGGAGGATCTCCTCGTGGGTGCCGATGTCGTGCCGACGGCGGTCGTCGTGCAGTGACCCGGCGTGCGGCACCAGCAGGACCCGAGCGTCGAACCGTTCAGCGACGGCGTCGAGCTGTGAAGCGAGCAGGCGGTAGTACTGGTCGTCGTCGAGATGGGTGCCCTTCGAGTGGCCCGCGAAGCTACCGATGACGTACCGGTCGGAGACGTACTGCTGCATCGCCGAGTGGTCGTCGTCGGACGCGGTGAGCATCAGGGCGTCGTCCATGCAGTGCTGTACCTTCGCCCGGTCGACACCGTGGCGCAGGAGGAGCGCCTCGGTGTCCGTCTCCCGGGCGCCGATCACGACGGCATCGTCGAGGATCTCCTGGAGCAGCGCGCGATCACCGTCTGCGATGTCCGGACCGATCGTCTGACTGGTGAGTGCGAGGGGCTTGCCGAAGTGTCGCGCGATGCGGGCCATCGATGCCCGTTCGAAGACGTGCTGCACGTGTCGGGAGTTCAGGTTCCCGCCACCAGCGATCAGGACCGCATCGGCTCGGGCGATCGCCGTGATCGCGTCCTTCGCTTCACCGCCGTCGTCCTCGAACGCCTCGAGCTCGTCGTCGAGCTGAGCGAGCCGAGCCTCCATCCGAGCGCGGGACCAACGGCCCACGTACCCGATGCGCGAGACAGCCGACACGCCGTAGAACGCAGCAGCGATGTCCGGGTTGCCGGCCGTCACGGTGATGTCGGTGACGCCGCGTGCGCGCAGGAGCTCGATCGCCGCATCCGTCATGGCTTCGTCGCCGAGGTGGTACAGGTCTTTCCAGCCGATGTCGCCGACTACAACGATCTTCATTCGCTCGGTCCTCCTGGTTCGTGGATTGCTTTCATCAGGCATCAGGCCGTGTGCACCAGCGCGCGACCGATCACCGACGAGTCGCGTTCGGGCCGTCACCGTTCTCGGTGGCGTGCGCTGACCTGCGCCGGTCCCGCGTCATCAGCTGGGAGTCGGGTCGAGGGGCTGTCGAACCCCTTCCGCAGCGCGCGACGCAGGGCAGGGCCACCTCGACGTTCGACGAGCTGGTGCACGGCGATCGCGAGGGCGAGGGAGACCGCGGTGGCGAGGAGCGTGGCGTTGACCCAGCCGAACTGCTCGGTGTGCCGGATCACCGACCAGCCGATCTGTTCGTGGAGGAGGTAGAGCGGGTAGGTGAGCGCGCCGCTCACCGACAGCCAGCGCCATCGCACCCGGCGGAGCGGGGTGAGGGTGACGAGGGCGACCAACGCGAAGCAGAGGAGCACACCGCCCCACGCGGCGACGGAAGGGATGCCTGATCCGGTGGTGCTCGAGATTCGTCCAGCGAGTTCCGGCGCCGACGAGGCGAACGCCATGAGGATGTCCGCCGCGAGGGCGAGCCAGACGACCAGCGAGTGCCCGGTCCGGACGATGACGAAGAGGAGCATGCCGCCACCGAACAACGCGGCATGCTGCCAGACGAGGAGGTAGGCGACGATGTCGAGATGCGTGGTCTCGGCGATCGCACCGATGACGGGCCAGAGCACCGCGAAGCAGATGATCCGGTTCTTCGTGATGCCGACCAGGATGAACACCGCCATGAGTGCGTAGAACCGCATCTCCACCCAGAGGGTCCAGTAGACGCCGTCGACGTGCGGAACGCCGAATGCGGACTGCAGCATCGTGAGGTTGACCAGGACACGACTGACGAGCAGGTCTCGGCCGTCGGCGATCAGGACGATCGCGGTGAGCAGCACGCACACCCAGTACGCGGGGAAGAGGCGCGAGAGGCGGGACGCGGTGAAGTCGGCCAGCGGGCGGTTCCACGCCGTCATGAGGATGACGAACCCACTGATGACGAAGAACAGGTCGACCCCGAGCACGCCGTACTTCGTGACGTCGAACAGGGCCGGTGCACGTTCGGCGATCGGGATGCTCCAAGCGTTCGTCTCCCGCGCCGTGTAGTGGAACGCGAGCACGATGAGCGCCGCAGCGAAGCGGAGACCGTCGAGCAGGGCGAAGCGGTCCCGGGTCTGCTGACCGGGGAGGTACTGCGACCGCGGAGCAGGAGCGGTTTCAACCATCGGTGCGGATCATCTCGTCGAGTACGGCGCTGGATGACACCAGCAGGGCGCGGAGCGGTTCGGTCATGCCTGCCGCAACGGTGCGTCGTCCCGCACCGAGCCAGGGACCGCCGCCGTCGTCGGCGTTCGGCGACCGTAGACCGCCTCCATCGCGTGGACGACGCGTTCGCTGCTCCGTCCGTCGCGGAGCGTGAACGTCTCAGCCACGCGCTCTCGGTAGGGAGTCCCGATCTGCCAGCCCTGTTCGGCGTACTCGTCGATCGCGGTCAGCGCTGCGTCGACGTCCGGGGCGACCGGACCGAAGCCGTCACGCTCGTAGTCGAAGTACCCCCGGCGCCCGATGTGCATGCCGTTGAAGAACTCTTGAGCGTCGAACTGGAAGTAGACGACCGGCAGGTGCAGGAAGGACGCCTCGAAACCCAGCGACGAGTAGTCCGTCAGGACCAGGCACGCCCGAGCCAGGACTGCCTGCACGTCGTTGTCGTCGTACCCGAGCAACGACACCGAGGACGGGACGTCGAATTCGTCGAGGTGCGGCTTCATGTTCGGGTGCGGCATGAAGACGATCCGCTTGCCGTGACGTTCTGCGACGGCTCGGAGTCGTTCCGATCTCAGGAGGGCGCCGTACTGCTGGGCGTACTCGCTGGCCGCGAAGTTCTCGCCCTTGGCCCGCGCGTTGGACCCGGGGATCGACGCACCGAGGAGCACTTGACGCCATGTCGGCATGATCACGATCGAGTCGCGCTCCTCGTCGGTCAGCGCGGCGCGTTTCTGCAGGAGCGCGTCGTGTCGTGGGAACCCGGTGAGCACCGTCTCGCGGGACGTGAAGGCGAAGGGGCCGTCGCCGGCGATGGACCGCCACTCCGGAGGTGTGGCGGTGACGAAGACGTCGATCGGCTTGATGTTCAACCAGCGGGACAGGTCGTCCTTCGTGACCCCGTGCTGCAGGAAGGTGAACTTGAAGTGTGACCTGCCGAAGCGTCGAGCGTCGAGCGGATGGATGACGTAGTGGTCGATGTGCGAGGACGCGAGGTGGTCGGCGGACAGGAGGAGCGAGACCCAGTCGTCCGACTTGTACTCGACGAGTCGGAATCCCTCGGCCTCGAGCCGGTCCCAATCGGGCGATCCTCGGTCCAGGATGAACCAGGAGTTGATGTCGGGCCGGTTGATCGACACCCAGCGGTAGAGGTGCTCGGCGTTGTCCCCTGCGTGCGTGTCCTTGTCCATGAAGGCCCATGCGTGGGCGAATCGCTCGCGAGTGGCCTTGCGGTGGAGGCGTCGCGACACCTTAGCGTCGGCGAGGGCCTGCTTCGAGAGGTACTTCCGTGCATCTCCTCGGATGCGACGGACGAGCTGTCCGGTGCGCTGCCGGACGGTCTCCTCGGGTGCTCCCAGACGAGGGGTCGCCCTCCGGCGAGTGTCGTGGATGACCGGGGCGAGGTCCCTGATCGTGACGGCCTCCGTGTGTCCCCATTGTTCCGAACGGACACTCGGGAGTGTCCGGCCGTCGACCGTGACGAGCGTGCGGCTGCCACGAGCGAGCCAGATGTGCCGCCGACGCATCGTGACGGTTCCGTAGAACTCGAAGTCCTCGGTCTTGGCGGCCAGGGGCCGGACCGACTGGTCGTCGACGGTGAACTCCTCGTCGAGGTTCGGACCCGTGAACCAGTACGTGAGGTGGACCTCTTGCCGGAGTTCGTCGACCTCGTTCAGCCGCACGTACTCAGGAGCCCACGGTCTGCCCTGGTAGCTGTGCAGGAAGGTCGCCTTGATGGCGTACTCGACGCCCATGACGTTGAACTCCCGGATCGCATCATCGCTGATCCG includes:
- a CDS encoding glycosyltransferase, coding for MLVSFANHSTAPVNLGGAERSLLRFVEDWLATDPTMTPTFVTKAPRGKFIEALDERGWSYDALRFRGWALPSPQPAPAAERAAFATVDYAAVNALIRLYERQRPDLVVTNTLVAPWASFAAAVLGIPQAWFVREYGDLDHGLQFQTGRAGVLGDIGLLAGAVVTNSEAMREHLARYIPADKLSVAYPTVDSERLRATRTDAPAVAPFPQADPGLRITVVGRVEESKGQHRVVDALGALRARGVTASVCFVGSWKHPGEDQRLTDRARALGVADHVVFTGEQRTPAPYVEAADVCITPSTIEAFGRTTAEYMTLGKAVVATRQGGSAELVEPGVTGALVDADDTTALTDALAAYAADPASVRRHGAAAPDRLTAVMGAGHDNAAAIARLVALVGTEGYRLPQAARYWFELPGAYAALGATSARAAVGLLANRVRTRSGLVGRVLARPGAAVRKLVRR
- a CDS encoding ABC transporter permease encodes the protein MTYLNELMSSRELLANLTAREVKGKYRRTVFGQLWSLINPLATMLIYTIVYSFIFRARLEVGDPSGLNIYPLWLMCGLLPWIFARNVINSGMTSIVANGSLIKKVYFPRMTLPLAAVGSFGFTWLVEMGVLLIALAIAGSNFWLFLPLILLTMVFLAMFAAGVGLILSIVNVHFRDMQHLVGIALQMWMYLSPIIYPLSLVEDAANKAGHPWIIHVYKLNPIERFSTVFRNLMYDNRLPNWTDLVACALAGCVSLALGYVVFSRNEKKLAELL
- a CDS encoding ABC transporter ATP-binding protein — protein: MTVEHVSKRFRMYHERNDSLKSMVMRGKKSVHEDFWALKDVSFEVPHGTTFGLIGKNGSGKSTLLKCLAKILWPEEGSITARGKQASLLEVGSGFHPELSGRENVFLNGSILGMSRKEVARKFDEIVSFSGVGHFIDQPVKNYSSGMYVRLGFSVAVAVTPDILVVDEVLAVGDATFQKRCREKFREMKQDGRTVILVSHSMSTVKDMCDEVAWLNQGDLKMIGKTKDVVAAYNKTV
- a CDS encoding glycosyltransferase 61 family protein, yielding MFGAVSRRNRRNRRRDDNGSDRLDAVIAELQELRRPVVLIAGSGSVQELPRWRRAFEYRLHVMTEGELSDFEGVTAVRTQNNNEMAAHLTSIGPVAAVIDELSSTIPEQLQRWQRLFFHVAAGGAFLGLEIPTPTSWEAAVSALGSRRISPREITELQRTAAAGVVSGGYVITGKTREHLVKVKDEETLDLLPSRLGANNVRLLGSRPAGSVTTALQVHSYGSSSEPRLPATRATYPELTLREFTGRSELRAGMLAVNTSTVLPSSFKHPWRAHSTELRNVNDRIAVLRQDAEEPVPLEGAFYDVTSADPGDPAHFFTESIPKLWGWREAKERDPSLRAFYRTPSAGWQADTEKALLDAFGIRGEDVHWEHRAVAVETFVSASQGWQNGGSHFAHPVNRELWKQLRSALVRADPSSPARLFVTRGATTETPGPRNAEDVERFFGDHGFTVVDVDAITVAERARLFGNATVVAGFAGGGLYNMAFAEHLERVIVLSHEANTGRNEHLFASMIADEIHYFWSKPDVEQPEDRFSGAAYNSAWDFDFASNRGDLERIVG
- a CDS encoding polysaccharide pyruvyl transferase family protein, producing MKIVVVGDIGWKDLYHLGDEAMTDAAIELLRARGVTDITVTAGNPDIAAAFYGVSAVSRIGYVGRWSRARMEARLAQLDDELEAFEDDGGEAKDAITAIARADAVLIAGGGNLNSRHVQHVFERASMARIARHFGKPLALTSQTIGPDIADGDRALLQEILDDAVVIGARETDTEALLLRHGVDRAKVQHCMDDALMLTASDDDHSAMQQYVSDRYVIGSFAGHSKGTHLDDDQYYRLLASQLDAVAERFDARVLLVPHAGSLHDDRRRHDIGTHEEILRRSRSGRIETLPMITARQLVALTSRALLTVSSRYHPAVFGPAAGVPSLTVVPSYYSSVRMRGALRNVGLEGFALPVDAVESGTLQTVVADVLEHREAFTAHISKTVQTRQAEQNLWWDTLVARLRGAADPLVTLQEVPSWTAQFAWSSPVKAVFAVVHRLWEAEDRLRRQRQEFEDAAVRARDARDEASAAERQLRDELRSSQEQVALAEAGIAERGRIIRGLRRDLTEERARRVVRVADAVASLKKALRR
- a CDS encoding acyltransferase — protein: MVETAPAPRSQYLPGQQTRDRFALLDGLRFAAALIVLAFHYTARETNAWSIPIAERAPALFDVTKYGVLGVDLFFVISGFVILMTAWNRPLADFTASRLSRLFPAYWVCVLLTAIVLIADGRDLLVSRVLVNLTMLQSAFGVPHVDGVYWTLWVEMRFYALMAVFILVGITKNRIICFAVLWPVIGAIAETTHLDIVAYLLVWQHAALFGGGMLLFVIVRTGHSLVVWLALAADILMAFASSAPELAGRISSTTGSGIPSVAAWGGVLLCFALVALVTLTPLRRVRWRWLSVSGALTYPLYLLHEQIGWSVIRHTEQFGWVNATLLATAVSLALAIAVHQLVERRGGPALRRALRKGFDSPSTRLPADDAGPAQVSARHRER
- a CDS encoding CDP-glycerol glycerophosphotransferase family protein codes for the protein MPRESRPTITAVIPCFSVARYLPEFFSSLDAQTAGLDGVELVFVNDGSLDDTLALVEAWAASRDNVIVVDQPNAGLSAARNAGMRRASGRWITFPDPDDRLAPEYFAEARKFMGLYDLPDLTLLGTHQVVWDESSGELTDTHPLRHKFASGSRIADLHVEPLVHMSANSSFMRLDVIRELGVEFDPAVRPNFEDGHFIARYLLLSGTHKLGLLASAKYHYRTRTDGSSLVQVSYLKEEKYTQLLEAGYLDLLRTAEEVVGRPPRWLENVLLYELFWYYKNERKIRSITAAAPRAVLPRFHELVGDVLGRISDDAIREFNVMGVEYAIKATFLHSYQGRPWAPEYVRLNEVDELRQEVHLTYWFTGPNLDEEFTVDDQSVRPLAAKTEDFEFYGTVTMRRRHIWLARGSRTLVTVDGRTLPSVRSEQWGHTEAVTIRDLAPVIHDTRRRATPRLGAPEETVRQRTGQLVRRIRGDARKYLSKQALADAKVSRRLHRKATRERFAHAWAFMDKDTHAGDNAEHLYRWVSINRPDINSWFILDRGSPDWDRLEAEGFRLVEYKSDDWVSLLLSADHLASSHIDHYVIHPLDARRFGRSHFKFTFLQHGVTKDDLSRWLNIKPIDVFVTATPPEWRSIAGDGPFAFTSRETVLTGFPRHDALLQKRAALTDEERDSIVIMPTWRQVLLGASIPGSNARAKGENFAASEYAQQYGALLRSERLRAVAERHGKRIVFMPHPNMKPHLDEFDVPSSVSLLGYDDNDVQAVLARACLVLTDYSSLGFEASFLHLPVVYFQFDAQEFFNGMHIGRRGYFDYERDGFGPVAPDVDAALTAIDEYAEQGWQIGTPYRERVAETFTLRDGRSSERVVHAMEAVYGRRTPTTAAVPGSVRDDAPLRQA